In Actinoplanes lobatus, the DNA window CGACGGTGAGCGGCCGCCCGGCGCCGCTGGCCTCGACGAGATGCCGGACCAACAGCGGCTGGGCGAGGCCGAGCGCGGAACCCGTGAGGGTCAGCGCCACGGCCAGGGCGATGCGCCGGCGGTGCCCCCGGATCAGGTCGAGCAGACCCAGCCGGCCGTCGGCCGGGCGCGCCGGGTCAGCGGTCACCGGACGCCGGAACCGTGATCAGCTTGGCCAGGTAGCCGTCGGGCATCGGCTCGTCCACCATCCGCCCGTCGGCCTCCACCCAGGCATGCGCGGTGAACGGCGGCGCCGTCCCGACCCCGACGCACCAGGCCGGCCAGTGACCGGCGAGGCGGCACAGGATCACGGTGGCCAGCGAACGGGGCAGACATCCCTGCGGTCCCAGGCATCGCAGGCTGACCGCGAGGACCATGTCCCGGGAGGCCTTCGCCTCCGCGTACCCGGACGGCCGGGCCCCGCGGCGCAGCACCGTCAGCACCGCGCGGATGCGTTTGGGCGGCGCCATCGCCAGACCACGGGCCAGGAGTACGGCGACGCGCGCCACCGATCGCCGGCCGACGGTGCCCGGCGGCGTGGGCCGTACCAGTGCCGCGGGCGTGGTCACGAGACCACCAGCCCGGCCGCGGTGAGTTCCGCGAGCACCGCGTCGACGTCGCGCAGCGCCCTGTCCCGGTCCACGTCGAACGCGTCGAGCAGCGTGTCGGCGGCGCGGTCGCGGTCACCGCCCCCGGTCAGGACCCGCATGATCAGGGCCGCGCTCGGGTTGAGCTGCCAGTACCGCCCGTCCCGCTGGTCCAGCAGGACGGTGCCGTACTCGGTGTCGGCCGTCGTCAGATCAGGGTGCAGCCGTGGCGACATCGCCGGAACTCCTCTCCATGGTGTCGAGCCCGCGCAGCCACACTTCGCAGCCGATGGTCGTGTAGAGGACCGCGTGGCGCAGGCT includes these proteins:
- a CDS encoding lasso peptide biosynthesis B2 protein, yielding MTTPAALVRPTPPGTVGRRSVARVAVLLARGLAMAPPKRIRAVLTVLRRGARPSGYAEAKASRDMVLAVSLRCLGPQGCLPRSLATVILCRLAGHWPAWCVGVGTAPPFTAHAWVEADGRMVDEPMPDGYLAKLITVPASGDR
- a CDS encoding lasso peptide biosynthesis PqqD family chaperone, which gives rise to MSPRLHPDLTTADTEYGTVLLDQRDGRYWQLNPSAALIMRVLTGGGDRDRAADTLLDAFDVDRDRALRDVDAVLAELTAAGLVVS